A single Struthio camelus isolate bStrCam1 chromosome 6, bStrCam1.hap1, whole genome shotgun sequence DNA region contains:
- the FTCD gene encoding formimidoyltransferase-cyclodeaminase: MAKLVECVPNFSEGNNKEVIEALGQAISRTPGCVLLDVDAGPSTNRTVYTFVGAPEAVVEGALSAARVAEQLIDMSQHTGEHPRMGALDVCPFVPVMNVSMEECIACAHKFGQRLSTELGVPVYLYGEAAREESRKALPAIRAGEYEALPEKLVKPEWAPDFGPPTFVPRWGATVTGARTFLIAYNINLLCTKELAHRIALNIREQGRGTDQPGRLKKVQGIGWYLEEKNIAQVSTNLLDFETTPLHEVYEEVCRDAKALKLPVVGSQLVGLIPKKAMLDAAEFYITKEKLFILEEEHKIRLVVSRLGLDSLSPFNPQERVIEYLVQAGEADRGLVAKPLGAFVRAVGGRSAAPGGGSVSAAVSALGAALGCMVGLMSYGKRQFEELDAVMRKLIPPFHQAMDELVAMVDADSRAFSTYMEAMKLPKSTAEERERRLAAMQQGLKAAVEVPCALAEKVNRLWPALKEMACHCNLACKSDIQVGAKMLEAGVFGAYFNVMINLKDITDEKFKQVTSQKISGLLEEAKQSLTLVLAALEKRAA; this comes from the exons ATGGCCAAGCTGGTGGAGTGTGTCCCCAATTTTTCGGAGGGGAATAACAAAGAG gtGATTGAGGCGCTAGGGCAAGCTATCTCTCGGACGCCTGGCTGTGTGTTGCTGGATGTGGACGCTGGGCCCTCCACCAACCGCACTGTCTACACTTTTGTGGGGGCCCCAGAAGCTGTCGTCGAAGGGGCGCTGAGCGCAGCGCGAGTGGCTGAGCAGCTCATCGACATGAGCCAGCACACGG GTGAACACCCTCGTATGGGGGCCCTGGACGTCTGCCCCTTTGTGCCGGTGATGAACGTGAGCATGGAGGAGTGTATTGCCTGTGCCCACAAATTTGGGCAGCGTTTGTCGACGGAGCTGGGGGTGCCTG TTTACCTGTATGGAGAGGCAGCAcgggaggagagcaggaaagcCCTGCCAGCCATCCGCGCCGGGGAGTATGAGGCGCTCCCCGAAAAG CTTGTGAAACCAGAGTGGGCTCCTGATTTTGGGCCTCCTACCTTCGTCCCCCGATGGGGGGCCACAGTGACAGGGGCCCGAACCTTCCTCATCGCTTACAACATCAACCTGCTCTGCACCAAGGAGCTGGCTCACCGCATCGCCCTCAACATCCGGGAGCAGGGCCGTGGCACTGACCAG CCCGGGCGCTTGAAGAAGGTCCAGGGCATTGGCTGGTATTTGGAGGAGAAGAATATAGCCCAGGTTTCGACAAACCTCCTGGACTTTGAAACCACGCCACTCCATGAAGTCTATGAGGAGGTCTGCCGAGATGCAAAG GCTCTGAAGCTCCCTGTGGTGGGGTCCCAGCTGGTGGGGCTTATCCCCAAGAAGGCCATGCTGGATGCAGCTGAGTTTTACATCACGAAGGAAAAACTTTTCATCCTGGAAGAGGAACACAAGATAAGGCTG GTGGTCAGCCGTCTGGGCCTGGATTCCCTGTCTCCGTTTAACCCCCAGGAGCGTGTCATTGA GTACCTGGTGCAGGCGGGAgaagcagacagggggctggtggcCAAGCCGCTGGGTGCCTTCGTGCGAGCAGTTGGCGGGAGGTCAGCAGCGCCAGGAGGAGGCTCTGTGTCCGCAGCCGTGTCTGCGCTG GGAGCGGCGCTGGGCTGCATGGTGGGGCTGATGAGCTACGGGAAGCGGCAGTTTGAGGAGCTGGATGCTGTCATGAGGAAGCTGATCCCCCCCTTCCACCAGGCCATGGATGAGCTGGTGGCCATGGTGGATGCCGATTCCCGTGCCTTCAGCACCTACATG GAAGCTATGAAGCTGCCAAAAAGCACCGCTGAAGAGAGGGAGAG GCGTTTGGCCGCCATGCAGCAGgggctgaaggcagcagtggaagTGCCTTGTGCCCTGGCAGAGAAGGTGAACAGGCTCTGGCCTGCGTTGAAGGAGATGGCATGCCACTGCAACCTGGCCTGTAAATCTGACATCCAG GTGGGAGCCAAGATGCTGGAAGCTGGTGTGTTTGGGGCCTATTTCAATGTCATGATCAATCTCAAAGACATAACGGATGAGAAGTTCAAGCAAGTG ACGTCCCAGAAGATTTCTGGGCTCCTGGAGGAGGCGAAACAGAGCTTGACACTTGTGCTGGCAGCGCTGGAGAAGCGGGCAGCGTGA